The following proteins are encoded in a genomic region of Leptolyngbya boryana PCC 6306:
- a CDS encoding transposase family protein, producing MTLHTIPTEVAIAVDLGFQGLQNQYDNIKIGHKKPKKQALTEQQKQENRELSQHRVKCEHAFAGIKRYNAVSHVYRNHVADFDDRLMLTAAGLWNFYLIAA from the coding sequence TTGACACTTCATACCATTCCCACTGAAGTCGCCATTGCTGTAGATTTGGGGTTTCAAGGGCTACAGAATCAGTACGACAACATCAAAATCGGGCACAAGAAGCCAAAAAAGCAGGCGTTGACTGAGCAACAGAAACAGGAAAATCGGGAGTTGAGTCAGCATCGGGTCAAATGTGAACACGCTTTTGCGGGAATAAAGCGATACAATGCCGTGAGCCACGTTTACCGCAATCATGTCGCCGATTTTGATGATCGTTTAATGTTGACTGCAGCAGGTTTGTGGAACTTTTACTTGATTGCTGCTTAA
- a CDS encoding ISL3 family transposase: MSKWNNSFFHLNVELFNELLPNREHLQLQDYQVDRDQHVITIFVCSTQSSNPCPLCEQRAKQVHSRYRLILADLAWADYRIGIEITVRKFFCRNSRCERRIFTERLPDVMEPWARRTQRLAEQLYEIALGLGGAAGTKLSKKIHCGVSRNTLLRLLFRQPLPAYEVPKTLGVDDFAFCKRLSYGTILVDLDARKPIALLKGRDASLLAEWLRQQPGVEVLSRDRSPVYKSGMSQGAPNAIQVADRFHLIHNLAEVLEQVFRSHNSDLRHITSTHTDHQNREELERSRNQGESIETVEPLSTVLERLDVPMKTYYQRRRALHHVVWQLFEQGWSTEAIARYTEMSIRTVQRDLNKPKHVEHQHRADYGQNLASPYRDYILQRCTLGHRCVGLLAELQAQGYKGSDRTLRRYLKW, encoded by the coding sequence ATGTCAAAATGGAATAACAGCTTTTTCCATTTGAATGTGGAACTTTTCAACGAACTATTACCTAATCGAGAACATCTACAGCTTCAAGACTACCAGGTAGATCGCGACCAGCACGTTATTACTATTTTCGTCTGTTCAACACAATCTAGTAATCCTTGCCCATTATGTGAACAGCGAGCCAAGCAAGTTCATAGTCGCTATCGTCTGATACTGGCTGATCTGGCATGGGCAGACTACCGCATTGGAATTGAAATAACGGTGCGAAAGTTCTTTTGTCGGAATTCTCGCTGTGAGCGGCGAATTTTTACTGAGCGTCTTCCCGATGTTATGGAACCCTGGGCAAGACGAACGCAGCGTTTAGCCGAACAGTTGTATGAGATTGCGCTGGGTTTAGGGGGTGCAGCAGGCACAAAATTGAGTAAAAAGATACATTGTGGTGTGAGCCGAAATACCTTGCTGAGATTGCTGTTCAGACAGCCACTGCCTGCTTACGAAGTTCCCAAAACTTTAGGAGTGGATGATTTTGCTTTTTGTAAGCGCTTGAGTTACGGAACGATTTTAGTGGATTTAGACGCACGAAAGCCGATTGCGCTACTCAAAGGGCGGGATGCGAGCCTGCTTGCAGAATGGCTGAGACAGCAGCCTGGAGTTGAAGTCCTGTCCCGTGACCGTTCCCCGGTGTACAAAAGCGGGATGAGTCAAGGTGCGCCGAATGCGATTCAAGTTGCAGACCGCTTTCACCTGATTCATAACTTGGCTGAGGTGTTAGAGCAAGTTTTTAGGAGCCACAACAGTGACTTGCGACACATTACGTCTACTCATACAGATCATCAGAATCGTGAGGAGCTTGAACGAAGCCGCAATCAAGGAGAATCTATTGAGACTGTCGAACCCTTATCCACAGTGTTAGAGCGCTTGGATGTACCCATGAAGACATACTATCAACGTCGTCGCGCGTTACATCATGTGGTTTGGCAACTTTTTGAGCAAGGATGGTCAACTGAAGCGATTGCTCGATATACCGAGATGAGTATCCGAACCGTACAGCGCGACCTCAATAAACCGAAACACGTTGAGCATCAACATCGGGCTGATTATGGTCAGAACCTAGCAAGTCCTTATCGAGACTATATACTGCAACGCTGTACACTGGGTCATCGATGCGTCGGGCTGTTGGCGGAACTTCAAGCTCAAGGGTACAAAGGCAGTGACCGAACGTTGAGACGGTACTTGAAGTGGTGA
- a CDS encoding hybrid sensor histidine kinase/response regulator produces MMLFKLRFYFARGLFKKNLEVQQQAAQLIAKTAEIIRAQAARQQAENANRLKDEFLAIVSHELRTPLNSILGWSQLLLDREFDPATTRRALETINRNAQAQAQLIEDILDVSRLMRGKVELSIHPIDLASFLDATVESVRPQADAKSIQLSMHLDPTIGKIEADPVRLRQIIWNLLTNSIKFTPEGGQVELQVMPANSRIELQIRDTGIGIDPTFLPHIFDHFRQADSSSTRAHGGLGLGLAIVRQLVELHNGKIEAHSQGCNQGTTFRVHLPISNWHPETIADSAPNVMAATTVEEIPSLEQLQILVVEDHTDNREMVQKVLEEAGAIVIAMCSAEAEIAALEHTQPDVIVSDIAMPGEDGYDSIRHIRASRGRDIPAIALTAYARPEDQRQALNAGFHKHLSKPINAQELVRIIAQLVERSNGCSGK; encoded by the coding sequence ATGATGCTGTTCAAACTTCGCTTTTATTTCGCAAGAGGTCTATTTAAGAAAAATCTCGAAGTCCAACAGCAAGCGGCCCAATTAATTGCTAAAACTGCCGAAATCATCCGCGCTCAAGCGGCTCGTCAACAAGCGGAAAATGCGAACCGTCTGAAAGATGAATTTCTCGCGATCGTCTCTCACGAACTCCGAACACCGCTCAACTCGATTCTCGGCTGGTCCCAACTCTTGCTCGATCGTGAGTTTGATCCAGCGACGACCCGACGAGCATTAGAAACAATCAATCGGAATGCCCAAGCACAAGCGCAACTGATCGAAGATATTCTTGATGTCTCTAGATTGATGCGCGGCAAAGTTGAACTCTCGATTCATCCGATCGATCTCGCTTCATTCCTTGATGCAACGGTGGAGTCCGTCCGTCCCCAAGCTGATGCTAAATCGATTCAGCTCTCGATGCACCTTGATCCCACGATTGGGAAAATTGAAGCAGATCCGGTACGATTGCGCCAGATTATCTGGAATTTGCTCACGAATTCGATCAAGTTCACTCCAGAAGGCGGACAGGTCGAATTGCAAGTGATGCCCGCGAATAGCCGGATTGAACTACAAATCCGCGATACGGGAATTGGCATTGACCCCACATTTCTACCCCACATTTTTGATCACTTCCGGCAAGCCGATAGTTCTTCAACTCGTGCCCACGGCGGACTGGGATTGGGACTCGCAATCGTGCGTCAGTTAGTTGAACTGCACAATGGCAAAATCGAGGCGCACAGCCAAGGATGCAATCAAGGAACAACCTTTAGAGTGCATCTACCGATTTCCAATTGGCATCCAGAAACGATCGCTGATTCGGCACCCAACGTAATGGCAGCGACTACAGTGGAGGAAATCCCCTCTCTCGAACAGCTTCAAATTCTCGTGGTCGAAGATCATACAGACAACCGTGAGATGGTTCAGAAAGTTCTCGAAGAGGCGGGAGCGATCGTTATTGCGATGTGCTCTGCTGAAGCAGAGATCGCCGCTCTAGAACATACCCAACCCGATGTAATTGTGAGCGATATAGCCATGCCTGGAGAGGACGGTTATGACTCGATTCGGCACATTCGCGCCTCTAGAGGGCGAGACATTCCGGCGATTGCCTTGACTGCCTATGCTCGACCCGAAGACCAACGCCAAGCGCTCAATGCTGGCTTCCATAAGCACCTCTCAAAGCCGATTAATGCTCAAGAACTCGTCAGGATCATTGCTCAATTGGTGGAACGCTCTAATGGGTGCAGTGGTAAGTAA
- a CDS encoding IS110 family transposase, whose amino-acid sequence MTDMPYVALIGLDWADQKHDVCLYDCAAQTQEHCVIGARPEAIEAWAMQLRVRYGGQPIAVCLEQKRGPLIYALCKYEFLVLYPVNPQTVSKYRQVFTPSRAKDDPTDAALQVELLRKHRDKLTVWQPASPMLRKLQALVEWRRTLIEDIGRTTNRLVDVLKGYFPQAIDCFEHRDTMVFCDFLTQWSTLSAVQQVSDEQLQQFFCEHHSRYKDCNARRIECLRNGIPLTQDSAIVESSQLMVQALVSQLRSLLTSVRQFEAQIDREFNQLPDAAIFAALPHAGTNLAPRLLLAFGEDRTRYQTAQDLLQYAGIAPVTERSGKKCWIHWRWGAPRFLRQTFIEWANESRKASLWGKGILSSSETSWKDASSCNSSTGV is encoded by the coding sequence ATGACTGACATGCCTTATGTGGCTTTGATTGGTTTAGATTGGGCAGACCAAAAGCACGATGTGTGTTTGTATGATTGTGCGGCTCAAACTCAAGAACATTGCGTGATTGGCGCTCGACCAGAAGCGATTGAAGCCTGGGCAATGCAATTGCGGGTGCGCTATGGAGGACAACCGATTGCTGTTTGCCTGGAACAGAAACGAGGACCGTTGATCTATGCATTGTGTAAGTACGAGTTCCTTGTCCTCTATCCCGTCAATCCTCAAACCGTCTCTAAGTATCGTCAAGTCTTTACTCCGAGTCGTGCAAAGGATGATCCGACGGATGCAGCACTGCAGGTTGAACTTCTTCGGAAACACCGGGATAAACTGACGGTTTGGCAACCTGCCAGCCCAATGCTCAGAAAACTGCAAGCACTCGTCGAATGGCGACGCACGCTGATTGAAGATATTGGACGCACGACCAATCGTCTCGTCGATGTGCTCAAAGGATACTTTCCTCAAGCGATTGACTGTTTCGAGCATCGCGATACGATGGTGTTCTGTGACTTTCTCACACAATGGTCAACTTTGAGTGCGGTGCAGCAAGTCAGCGATGAACAGTTGCAGCAGTTTTTCTGTGAGCATCATTCTCGCTACAAAGACTGCAATGCTCGTCGAATTGAGTGTTTACGCAACGGTATTCCACTCACGCAAGATTCGGCGATCGTCGAATCGTCTCAACTCATGGTGCAAGCCTTGGTCAGCCAACTTCGTAGCTTGCTCACATCGGTGCGTCAGTTTGAAGCCCAAATAGATCGCGAATTCAATCAACTGCCTGATGCTGCGATCTTTGCGGCGCTCCCTCATGCTGGAACTAACCTCGCGCCACGATTGCTGCTGGCGTTTGGAGAAGATCGCACTCGTTATCAAACTGCCCAAGACTTGTTGCAGTATGCAGGCATTGCTCCGGTAACCGAACGCAGTGGGAAAAAGTGTTGGATACATTGGCGTTGGGGAGCACCGAGATTCTTACGCCAAACCTTCATTGAGTGGGCGAATGAATCGCGCAAAGCGTCCCTCTGGGGCAAAGGCATTCTATCAAGCTCAGAAACAAGCTGGAAAGACGCATCAAGCTGCAATTCGAGCACTGGCGTTTAA
- a CDS encoding PAS domain-containing hybrid sensor histidine kinase/response regulator — translation MCYADTPIAEVLRTGKAVKNRALLIQRADGSEVAVLINAVPIVDNQTLVGAIASLQDITEQHRTERLLQSVLDNTPGVIYIKDQEGRLLMVNRHFAQLAGRSVEEIVGKRDREIFSDPNLEEILENDRRILAENKLVQLEESLDLPDGRHTFLSIKLPAEDVGFPGKVLCGFTTDITDRKRAESALHQSEERLRIAQQAAKAGVWNWDIVTNQVTWSAEYYQLYGLDPATTQPSYDNWLDSIVEQDRDRADRIARESLEHQSDLNVEFRVHHPIHGARWITAIGQTFYDADHQPIRMTGIALDITERKQAEAEREHLLRREQAARAEAQAANRIKDEFLAVLSHELRTPLNPILGWSKLLQSGKLNQARTLEALTTIERNAKLQAELIEDLFDVSRILQGKLSLNMVPVDLAATIRAAMETVRLAAEAKSIQIQTELDTSVRKILGGSARLQQVVWNLLSNAVKFTPTEGRVNIRLENLGDQAQMIIRDTGKGIAPDFLPYVFDYFRQEDGATTRKFGGLGLGLAIVRHLVELHGGTIRAESEGEGRGATFIVRLPLMPTQAETDTESLEPDLTLGLDGIRVLVVEDETDTRELIAFLLEQAGAQVLAVASGFEGLAVFTQSKPDLLLSDIGMPDMDGYMLLQQIRALPAEQGGKIPAIALTAYAGEMNQQQAIAAGFQHHLAKPVEPEELVRVIASVNAANAHRMKSSRAKEKNDGH, via the coding sequence ATATGTTATGCTGACACACCGATCGCTGAAGTGTTAAGGACAGGCAAAGCAGTGAAGAACAGGGCACTTCTCATTCAACGAGCAGATGGCTCTGAGGTTGCTGTTTTAATTAACGCTGTACCGATTGTGGACAATCAAACACTAGTCGGCGCGATCGCAAGTTTACAGGATATTACGGAACAGCATCGCACCGAACGGTTGCTTCAGAGCGTTTTGGACAATACACCAGGGGTTATTTATATCAAAGACCAGGAAGGACGACTCTTGATGGTCAACCGTCATTTTGCTCAATTGGCAGGTCGCTCAGTCGAAGAAATTGTGGGAAAGCGCGATCGAGAAATTTTTTCCGACCCAAACTTGGAGGAGATTTTAGAGAACGATCGCCGGATATTAGCGGAAAACAAGCTGGTGCAACTAGAGGAATCGCTGGATCTCCCTGATGGTCGTCACACCTTTCTCTCGATTAAACTCCCTGCTGAAGATGTCGGCTTTCCGGGTAAAGTCCTGTGTGGGTTTACGACGGATATCACTGATCGTAAACGAGCCGAGTCCGCCTTACACCAAAGCGAGGAGCGATTGCGGATTGCTCAACAGGCAGCCAAAGCGGGTGTATGGAATTGGGATATTGTGACGAATCAGGTCACTTGGTCAGCAGAATATTATCAACTCTATGGACTTGATCCGGCAACAACTCAGCCCTCCTACGACAATTGGTTGGACTCGATTGTGGAACAAGACCGCGATCGCGCCGATCGCATTGCCCGTGAGTCTCTAGAACACCAGAGCGATCTCAATGTCGAGTTTCGCGTTCACCACCCCATCCACGGCGCACGCTGGATCACAGCGATCGGTCAAACCTTCTATGATGCAGATCATCAGCCGATCCGGATGACTGGGATTGCGCTAGATATTACCGAGCGCAAACAGGCTGAAGCCGAGCGCGAACACCTGCTACGACGGGAACAAGCCGCACGAGCAGAAGCCCAAGCTGCCAACCGCATTAAAGATGAATTTTTAGCGGTGCTGTCTCACGAGTTGCGAACGCCGCTGAATCCGATTTTGGGCTGGTCAAAACTGCTGCAAAGCGGCAAACTGAATCAGGCTAGGACGCTGGAAGCCTTAACCACGATCGAACGCAATGCGAAATTGCAGGCTGAACTGATTGAAGATCTATTCGATGTTTCGCGGATTCTGCAAGGTAAACTGAGCCTGAACATGGTTCCCGTCGATTTAGCTGCGACGATTCGAGCCGCAATGGAAACGGTGCGGTTGGCGGCTGAGGCGAAGTCAATTCAGATTCAGACAGAGCTTGATACTTCAGTTAGAAAAATTCTAGGGGGTTCCGCCCGCCTTCAGCAAGTGGTTTGGAATTTGCTCTCCAACGCGGTCAAATTCACACCGACTGAGGGACGAGTCAATATCCGGCTAGAGAACCTTGGCGATCAAGCTCAGATGATCATCCGAGACACGGGCAAGGGCATTGCTCCAGATTTCCTGCCCTATGTGTTTGACTACTTTCGCCAGGAGGACGGTGCAACAACTCGCAAGTTTGGCGGACTGGGATTAGGACTCGCAATCGTCCGTCACTTAGTGGAACTGCACGGCGGTACGATTCGAGCAGAGAGCGAGGGAGAAGGACGGGGAGCAACCTTTATCGTTCGGCTACCGCTGATGCCAACCCAAGCAGAGACAGACACAGAGAGTTTAGAGCCTGATCTAACCCTGGGTTTAGATGGGATTAGGGTTTTAGTAGTCGAGGATGAGACGGATACTCGCGAATTGATTGCCTTTCTCTTAGAGCAGGCTGGGGCACAAGTGTTAGCGGTTGCTTCTGGCTTTGAAGGGTTGGCAGTTTTCACTCAATCCAAACCTGATCTTCTGTTGAGCGATATTGGAATGCCAGACATGGATGGCTATATGTTGCTCCAGCAGATCAGAGCCTTACCCGCAGAGCAAGGCGGAAAGATTCCCGCGATCGCGTTGACTGCCTACGCGGGAGAAATGAATCAGCAACAGGCAATTGCAGCCGGGTTTCAACACCATCTGGCAAAACCAGTCGAGCCAGAGGAACTAGTCAGGGTGATTGCGTCAGTAAATGCTGCAAATGCTCACCGCATGAAATCAAGTCGGGCTAAGGAGAAAAACGATGGTCACTAG
- a CDS encoding ISL3 family transposase encodes MNAPPPTAWHPPLSANRATWLVLRKTEPETLREQQLLNALQSSPQFALAIDLAQSFARLVREQQPEHFEAWLDQALHSQIAAFVNFANGLKEDFAAVQAAMKLSASNGQVEGQINRLKLLKRQMYGRAGIELLRRRFLVAN; translated from the coding sequence ATGAATGCCCCACCGCCAACTGCTTGGCATCCACCTTTGAGTGCGAATCGAGCCACTTGGTTAGTTTTACGCAAAACTGAGCCTGAAACTCTAAGAGAACAGCAATTGCTTAATGCTTTACAGTCCTCTCCTCAGTTTGCTCTGGCCATTGATTTAGCTCAATCGTTTGCTCGATTAGTTCGAGAGCAACAACCGGAGCACTTTGAGGCATGGCTAGACCAGGCATTACACAGCCAAATTGCTGCTTTTGTCAACTTTGCCAATGGTTTGAAGGAGGACTTTGCTGCAGTTCAAGCCGCAATGAAGCTTAGTGCGAGCAATGGTCAAGTAGAAGGGCAAATCAATCGATTAAAGCTTCTGAAGCGGCAAATGTATGGTCGGGCTGGAATCGAACTGCTGAGGCGACGGTTTCTAGTAGCAAATTGA
- a CDS encoding transposase family protein codes for MLNLERALNQDRLLRALTGLNRKAFDALLPSFEQAYEASRSAAKPVRKRAKGGGRKARLNSTEAKLFYILFYFKCYPTFDLAGILFDLDRSQTHEWMHELQPILETALGHELVLPERKLRSIDAFMEMFPGVERVMIDGTERPIQRPQDAEQQTQNYSGKKRRHTRKHLAAVDQTKRVLVLSKACEGKLHDKRFEAQEEIAFHIPDEIPIEVDLGFQGLQSEYTNIRIPHKKPRGGELSDEQKQENRSLSQSRVLCENAFAGIKRYGAVSAIYRNRIKDFDDRLMLTAAGLWNFYLMAA; via the coding sequence ATGTTGAACCTTGAACGCGCCCTAAACCAAGATCGCTTGCTTCGAGCTTTGACTGGACTGAATCGTAAAGCTTTTGATGCCCTGCTGCCGAGTTTTGAGCAAGCGTATGAGGCAAGCCGCAGTGCGGCAAAGCCAGTCCGAAAACGAGCAAAGGGCGGTGGGCGCAAAGCCAGGTTGAACAGCACAGAAGCGAAGCTGTTTTACATTTTGTTCTACTTTAAATGCTACCCGACCTTTGATTTAGCCGGGATTTTGTTTGACCTTGACCGTTCTCAGACGCATGAATGGATGCATGAACTGCAACCGATTCTCGAAACTGCATTGGGGCATGAGTTAGTGTTACCCGAACGCAAGTTACGCAGCATTGACGCTTTCATGGAGATGTTTCCAGGCGTGGAACGGGTGATGATTGATGGAACTGAGCGTCCGATTCAACGCCCTCAAGATGCAGAACAGCAGACGCAAAACTACTCCGGCAAAAAGCGTCGTCATACCCGCAAGCACCTAGCGGCAGTAGACCAAACCAAACGAGTGTTGGTGTTGAGCAAAGCCTGCGAAGGAAAGCTCCACGACAAGCGCTTTGAAGCCCAAGAAGAGATTGCGTTTCATATCCCAGATGAGATTCCCATTGAAGTCGATTTGGGGTTTCAAGGCTTGCAGTCCGAGTACACGAACATTCGCATTCCGCACAAGAAACCGAGAGGGGGTGAGTTAAGCGATGAGCAGAAACAAGAAAATCGCAGTTTGAGCCAATCGCGAGTTCTCTGTGAGAATGCGTTTGCAGGCATCAAGCGTTATGGTGCGGTGAGCGCAATCTATCGCAATCGTATAAAAGATTTTGATGACCGTTTAATGCTGACTGCTGCTGGGCTCTGGAACTTTTACTTGATGGCTGCTTAA
- a CDS encoding response regulator: MPHVLLVDDEAPLRDSLSYALQKEGYEVTTAADVAAALKLFHKQVPDVILLDLMLPEVGGMEVCWRIRAFSDVPIVMLTAKDQDIDKVWGLEAGADDYITKPLELLGNKL; this comes from the coding sequence ATGCCTCATGTCTTACTGGTTGATGATGAAGCCCCTCTGCGGGATAGCCTGAGTTACGCTTTGCAGAAAGAGGGCTATGAAGTCACAACCGCAGCGGACGTTGCTGCTGCATTGAAACTATTTCACAAGCAAGTGCCGGATGTGATCTTGCTGGATCTGATGCTACCGGAGGTAGGCGGCATGGAGGTGTGTTGGCGCATCCGAGCCTTTTCCGATGTTCCCATTGTGATGCTGACCGCAAAAGATCAAGACATCGACAAAGTGTGGGGACTCGAAGCAGGAGCCGATGACTACATCACGAAGCCATTAGAGTTGTTGGGGAATAAGTTGTAG
- a CDS encoding sensor histidine kinase — protein sequence MTVEALQNGAVEEPHLRDRFFESIEDETRRLARLIHDLLDLGRLEAGATLLEQQQIDLQQLINRAVRALETRMQARQMSLHLNVAKVSLVGDPERLLQALLNILDNAIKHSKENSQVSITGARDGQQVVITIQDQGPGIEPTALPRIFEQFYTGDPSRKGNSTGLGLAIAQRIIQAHGGTITASSSIGQGAKFTIYLPLHPLERSTN from the coding sequence GTGACCGTAGAAGCCCTGCAAAATGGAGCCGTGGAAGAACCGCACTTGCGCGATCGCTTTTTTGAGTCGATTGAAGATGAAACACGACGATTAGCCCGATTGATTCATGATTTACTCGATTTGGGACGATTAGAAGCCGGAGCAACCTTGTTAGAGCAGCAGCAGATTGATCTCCAGCAACTCATCAACCGTGCCGTTCGAGCGCTCGAAACGCGAATGCAAGCTCGTCAAATGTCCCTGCATCTCAATGTTGCAAAGGTTTCACTCGTTGGCGATCCAGAACGACTTTTACAAGCCTTATTAAACATTCTGGACAACGCCATCAAGCATTCCAAAGAAAATTCTCAGGTTTCTATTACTGGCGCACGAGACGGTCAACAAGTCGTGATTACGATTCAGGATCAAGGACCGGGGATTGAGCCAACTGCATTACCTCGAATTTTTGAGCAGTTTTATACGGGTGATCCGTCCCGTAAAGGCAATAGTACGGGCTTGGGACTCGCGATCGCACAGCGCATCATTCAAGCACATGGAGGTACGATCACAGCAAGCAGTTCAATTGGACAGGGTGCGAAATTCACGATTTACTTACCACTGCACCCATTAGAGCGTTCCACCAATTGA
- a CDS encoding helix-turn-helix domain-containing protein, with product MPITKLSNTATLIRDLRQRLNLSQESFAARLGVSFKTVNH from the coding sequence ATGCCAATCACGAAATTATCAAATACTGCAACGTTAATCCGTGACCTGCGACAGCGACTCAACCTATCTCAGGAGAGTTTTGCAGCTCGGCTAGGGGTTTCGTTCAAAACCGTTAATCACTGA